In the genome of Brachypodium distachyon strain Bd21 chromosome 3, Brachypodium_distachyon_v3.0, whole genome shotgun sequence, the window TTATATAATACTGAACTGGGTGTACGCGAATGAAATTAATTTGTGTTGATGTTTCATAATGGCTCAGAAGTACCCCAGGGTTTGGCTGTAGCTTCAGAAAGTAGAAATTCAGGAAATGTGCATGATCTGTTTAATAGTTTTGtacctaaaccctaaacccatCAGTCATGACTGAGAACAAACGTTTGCTGTGCAGATGAGTTGTACAATATGGATACTATGAATGAACCTGAGGATCCTATCTCTGACAAAACTCCTCAATGTTCGTAACTGTACTTACTGAACTGGGTGTACGCGAGTTGTATAACTGTACTGACTGAATGTACTATAGATTTTAAGTTCACTTGGTACTTTCAATGTACTGAGTTTGTATTGTCAACTATGCAGGCCTCTTACAATTTTCAATAACTTTGATGAAAACATAGCGCTAGGCGAACCTGATGGAGACATAAACGAGAAAGATGCATCAGGTGAGGAGTTTTGGGTTTCAATATTTTGCAATTTAGGTGTTCTGTACCATAGGAGTTTGAATTAACTTTGTAAATTTGTATCATTCAGTCCACACCTTATGTATGAAGGTGTACGAGAGACGGAATTTGGGCAAGAAAGTATACAGTAGAGCCCTTAGGAACAACAAGGAGGAGGTCGAAGGCCCTGCTGCGCTCACAAATGAAGGAGCAAGTACGTTTTAGAAAGGCTGAAGTGAGATCTTCTCCATACATAATGTGTGGAAGAATGTGTTAAGATTGGTGAATTGTCGAACTCTGTAGGCAATGTTGTTTTGTTGAGAAGATGATACTGCCTAAATCAAATAGTGTGATATTTTGGATGTACCAATGTAACATCAAAATAGCTTGTCTGATCATGTGATATTTTGGATGTACTGGAAATGAATGTACCATCCTACTAAAAAAGAATGTACGTGCGTGTGTTATTTTGGTTGGTGGTACTAAAAAACAATGCACGATGTCGTTGATATGATTGAAGAGAAGGATGTGAGTTAGTTGAATGAAAGGTTGAAGTATAGAACGTGCAAGCAGCGTTCGAGGTGGAAGAACAGGTGTGGCAACTCATCCAGACAACTAGAATGAGCTGGAGTACTTGGCTGATGGATTATGCAACTAGTTAGTACATGTGTCTATGGCCAGGTACCTTGATGCGCCAAGAAAAAAGCTAGCGCTTTGATCTTATGTGTGTATCTCCCCTTACTTTTGTACGTTCATGTACCTTTATGTGCTCTATATATGGGTAAGAGTGACATCGCTAAATATCTGGGTAATTAGGAAGAAGTCATATGAATACTTCTCCTATTTGTAGTTTTTGGTGCATCCATCGTGATTAGGAAAAATCATATCAATACTTATGCGTGAACTGAAATAATTTGGAAATTAATCATATTATCTTGTCTGGCCGTTCAGTTGAGGTTGCCTTCTTTTATTGCTTTCTCTAAGAAATGAGTGTCAGAATTTGGTGGGGGCCACCAGGGGGTAAATCTATAATACTACCTTCCTTTCTCTCCTCTTTGTACCAGCAGTAGAGTCTCCCCACCTTAATGGCCTCCCTCTCCCCACCTTAGGGATTTTGACCCGGTGGACTTGGCGAAGACTGGCCGACGGCGAAACCAGCCGCGAAACCACCTAAATCGGCGTTCGGTTCGGCAGCGACGGTGGGGAATCAGTTGGTTCGCATGAGCTGCTGCTCGTCCTCAGTGAAGACCATCTTGTCGGAGCAGAAGCAGAAGTTGGACAGGTATAGTAGAACCATTCTGGATGTAGAGATTTCCATGTTGTTCTCCCTAGATTTGTTATTTTGCTTCTGTTCGACCACCCTTCGAGATTCGCATTTGCAGCAGTTGTCATTTCGTGATTCCTTTTAGTATAGATTTTTTAATTTTCGTTACCCAATTGAGGTTCAATCTGTGGTGCTAGATTTTGTTTTTAGGTGATTTGCTTAAAGTTGTACGAAATGTTGTTTCTTGCCTGAGATGTAGGACTGTACTTTTGATTCATGTGTGCACGTATTTGATAGAGGCATTTGAAAGTACTTAGGGTACCTATTAGCAGCCGCCAAACTTCTTAATGAAGTAATGTACTAAAATTTTTAGTGCGTTAGGTACATGTAAAGATTTACTTTCGTGATGTACTTTCTCTGCCACACTAGAAATCAAATGATGTACCAAAATTAGTGATTCTCTGACAGCTCAATTCGTCAATATAAGTACAAAGAAGTCGGCACTACTGAAATCAGTTTGTTAAGGAACTAGGTACATTGATGTACCATAATCAATTTGGGTACCTATTGCATTTCCAATGTAGGTTTGTTCATTCAAATAAATAACTTTCGATCTGGCAGCATATGGTTGTAACATATGTGATACATATTTATGAAACTGAGATGGTACTAATTTGGGTACCTATTACTTGCACTGATACGACTTGTATCTTATTTTGTTTAGATATGGTTACATCGCCGTCGAGAGGACGTCCGAGAGGCAGAGGATCAGGTTTTAGGAGTGCGCATGGAGGTACGTGCGAGATGCTGTTTGTTCATGCAGTTTGTTGAGATGGGAACCACTTTTGTGTACAGATTTTGTTTATGTTCATGCTGTTTGAGTACCAGTTTGAGTactgaaattttattttgtgtacAAGGCGTACTGAAAAAGATATATCAGTACTATTTCATTTAACAGTACTACACATATTTATGAAACTGGTTCTGAGTTAAGTTTACATTTTTTAATAGAAATGGAATCAGCTGCATTACTaagaagaggaagaattgCTGGTTCTAGTAGCAGAGGGCGTGCAACCAGAGGACATAGCATTCCTTCACCTCCTCCCGAGATTTGGAATCCAAAATTGTTTGGCTCTCAGAAGCCACACGTTCTGCATGAAATATTCTCAAAATTTGAGCCTTTCAAAGTATTATTGATGAAAGATATTTCATTTGATGGGCTGGCAGAAATGTCCAACCTGCAATGGAATTGGCagttctcttttttctgcCTCTTTCAGACAGATGCTGATGCGGATCCTATAGAGTTTGAGTACCCTGATGGCACCAGAGTACCCATGTACCCATCACACGTACACGGCATTATAGGCATTAAATCTGAGGGCACACATATTTCTGTGGTTGATGAGAATGTTCCTGAAGAGATAGTGGAAGAAGTTTGCAGGGCTTTAGGAGTGGAGGAGTTAACAATCTCTGCTGTTTGGAGGGTGGTTGAAAGGAAAATTAATGAACAGAGCACCAAGCAGGAGCAAGAAGCCTTCCAAATAGGAGTTGTCATTTTGGCCTTTGCATTTATGCTGGACTGCAGAGACCGGGAGCCTAAGATGCCAATATTTACTTCCTTACCTAAGCACTGTTGAGAAGCTTAAGCAGGTGAACTATGGAAGGTGTGTACTTGACATTATTGGTATTGCTGCTTGGATGGTTCAGGAAAGGAAGAGAAGTGGTTATTCAACATGCACAGTTGGGGGTTGCTCCATTGTATCTCAGGTTCGATTGAATCGTACATGATTTAAAGTTTCTGTTACATTTTGTTGTGCAGATATTCTATTTAGATTCCCTCGATTTTGGTGTTAGCACAGCACGGGCAAATGTGTTCCCCAGAACTGTCAGGAAGGTAAGTTTTATTGCATAATACTTTACCATCGGATGACAATTTATTCATTTTGCGGTACTTACTAGTGCATTATATCATGTTTTGACCGTACCTTGGAATTATAGGCCAGAACTGCAATGAAGATATTCAGTGTGGCGGAAATACCGAGCGTGAAGGAGATCATTTGGTGATGAATACAGAGCCTCATGAAGTATGCACCGTACAAGCTGTCCATGTGGAATCACCCATTGTTGATCCGAAAGAATCATCTGTTCAGGGTACTTACTTGTGAAGAATCATTAACATATTATGTCATCGTGAATGAATGAGTACTTCAATAATTCATGATGCCTGTTTGTTGTAACAGGAGATGGCAGTGAGAAGAAATCTGATGTTGCCCCTGCTTGTACAGGTGGATCTGAAAGTACAAATTCTGGCAACGTGAGTTCTTTAGTTAGTAGTTTCTTCATGAGTCTGCCTAGGGATCAGATGTTAGGAGGTACTTTTATTTTGTCTTGTCATGAATGGTACTTGagttattttatttcaatttgtGTGACAACTAGAACAAGCCGGTACCATATTACATACTGCAGGTGCTTTCGATGATCTTTATAATCTGCAAGGACCTGACGCTCCTATATTTGATGAGACACCACAATGTAGGTTCTTGTACTATTTGTATGGTATTGTCGATATGTTTCACTCCATTTTTGTTCAACATGTGCAATTGGTACGTATTGATGATGTTGAATACACAGGCAAAGGCAAGGATGGAATGAATTTTGGGGAGACTCCTGTGGAGGGCCAGAATGTGGAGGCTGTACCTGATCAGTTCATGGCACTGCATGA includes:
- the LOC100830637 gene encoding uncharacterized protein LOC100830637, which codes for MEGVYLTLLVLLLGWFRKGREVVIQHAQLGVAPLYLSTGKCVPQNCQEGQNCNEDIQCGGNTEREGDHLVMNTEPHEVCTVQAVHVESPIVDPKESSVQGDGSEKKSDVAPACTGGSESTNSGNVSSLVSSFFMSLPRDQMLGGAFDDLYNLQGPDAPIFDETPQCKGKDGMNFGETPVEGQNVEAVPDQFMALHDPSDSSIQLWTSEGIPKV